A window of the Thalassospira indica genome harbors these coding sequences:
- a CDS encoding sulfite exporter TauE/SafE family protein, translating to MDEFFWWIVLIGFIAQLIDGALGMAYGLTSTSLLITLGLPPAQASATVHAAEIATTAVSGTAHHFARNVDWRMVRQLALAGAIGGCAGAALLSSGIGDYLAPFVAVYLSALGVLVIAKALRKVQPPAAIRGLTPLGMIGGFLDAIGGWRLGTDRIKHAGLSRQ from the coding sequence ATGGATGAGTTTTTCTGGTGGATCGTTCTGATTGGGTTTATCGCCCAATTGATTGATGGTGCCCTTGGTATGGCCTATGGCCTGACCTCAACTTCCCTTTTGATCACGCTTGGCTTACCCCCCGCACAGGCAAGTGCAACTGTTCACGCCGCCGAGATTGCCACCACCGCTGTTTCCGGTACGGCCCACCATTTTGCACGCAATGTCGATTGGCGCATGGTCCGTCAACTGGCACTTGCCGGTGCAATAGGCGGCTGTGCTGGCGCTGCTCTTTTATCATCGGGGATCGGGGACTATCTGGCACCGTTTGTCGCGGTATATCTTAGTGCACTTGGTGTTCTTGTAATTGCCAAGGCGCTTCGCAAAGTTCAGCCGCCTGCGGCGATCCGCGGGCTTACCCCGCTTGGCATGATCGGTGGATTTCTTGATGCAATCGGGGGGTGGCGGCTGGGGACCGATCGTATCAAGCACGCTGGTCTATCGCGGCAATGA
- a CDS encoding multidrug effflux MFS transporter produces the protein MNDHRPTGTQAARPLPGLVEFICLMAITIGLVALSIDNLLPAFGPIAQDFGIEDGNRMQMLIYVFMIAFGLMQIVYGPLADSFGRRPTLIAGLGIYCIGTVMAIFADSYEHLLIARFVQGLGAAAPRVLTMAITRDCFEGREMARVMSFVMMVFIILPVFAPASGSLILALANWHMIFVSTLVLAIAIVCWYLLRMPETLHPEYRHKLSMRRIARDIKTTVTNRQTFGYATAMGVMFACLMAYIGSAQQIFETEVYGLGVWFPLAFGMIAACMSFSSFINARLVRKIGMHKISHVALFFLTASSLINVLIALWFDGHPPLFVFGIGLTTILFCFSLTMPNFNSLAMEPVGAIAGTASSITGVYSTLIGVIAGGIIGQQFNGTVIPLLVGYFALGLIGIVIVGITERGKFCHATH, from the coding sequence ATGAATGACCACCGACCAACGGGTACACAGGCGGCGCGGCCGCTGCCCGGTCTTGTTGAATTTATCTGTCTGATGGCAATCACCATCGGGCTTGTTGCCCTGTCGATTGACAATCTGCTGCCGGCCTTTGGTCCGATCGCGCAAGACTTTGGCATCGAAGACGGCAACCGCATGCAGATGCTCATTTATGTCTTCATGATCGCGTTTGGCCTGATGCAGATCGTTTATGGCCCGCTTGCCGATAGTTTTGGTCGCCGCCCCACCCTGATCGCAGGACTTGGCATTTATTGCATCGGCACCGTGATGGCGATCTTTGCCGACAGCTATGAGCACCTTCTTATTGCACGTTTCGTGCAGGGTCTTGGCGCGGCTGCACCGCGGGTTTTGACCATGGCGATCACGCGCGATTGTTTCGAAGGGCGTGAAATGGCCCGCGTCATGTCGTTTGTCATGATGGTGTTCATCATTCTGCCTGTGTTCGCCCCGGCATCAGGCAGCCTGATTTTGGCACTGGCCAACTGGCATATGATTTTCGTCAGCACCTTGGTCCTCGCGATTGCGATTGTGTGCTGGTACCTGCTGCGCATGCCTGAAACCCTGCATCCGGAATATCGGCATAAATTGTCGATGCGCCGGATAGCACGCGACATCAAAACCACCGTCACCAATCGTCAGACATTCGGCTATGCCACGGCGATGGGCGTCATGTTTGCCTGCCTGATGGCCTATATCGGATCGGCCCAGCAAATCTTTGAAACCGAGGTTTACGGGCTTGGTGTCTGGTTCCCGCTGGCCTTTGGCATGATTGCCGCCTGCATGAGTTTCTCGTCATTCATCAATGCACGACTGGTGCGCAAGATCGGCATGCACAAGATTTCTCATGTCGCGCTGTTCTTCTTGACCGCCAGCAGCCTGATCAATGTGCTGATTGCGCTGTGGTTTGACGGGCATCCGCCCCTGTTCGTCTTTGGCATCGGCCTGACAACGATCCTGTTCTGTTTTTCGCTGACCATGCCGAACTTCAACTCACTTGCGATGGAGCCGGTCGGCGCGATCGCCGGTACTGCCTCCTCGATCACGGGTGTTTACAGCACGTTGATCGGCGTCATTGCCGGCGGGATTATCGGGCAGCAGTTCAATGGCACCGTCATCCCGCTTCTGGTCGGTTACTTCGCGCTTGGCCTGATTGGCATTGTGATTGTTGGCATCACTGAACGCGGCAAGTTCTGCCACGCAACCCACTAG
- a CDS encoding TSUP family transporter yields MQSGGGGWGPIVSSTLVYRGNEPHRMLGTSAAAEFFVTVTITVTFAGSFGLESFGMAALALVIGGVPAAPLAAVLVKIIPRKPLMIAVGILIVGLGLLGIYRFVFALLA; encoded by the coding sequence ATGCAATCGGGGGGTGGCGGCTGGGGACCGATCGTATCAAGCACGCTGGTCTATCGCGGCAATGAACCGCACCGCATGCTTGGAACGTCTGCCGCGGCCGAGTTTTTTGTAACCGTGACGATTACCGTTACATTTGCCGGATCATTCGGATTGGAAAGCTTCGGCATGGCGGCACTAGCACTTGTAATCGGCGGTGTGCCGGCCGCCCCGTTGGCGGCCGTGCTTGTCAAAATCATCCCGCGAAAGCCGCTTATGATTGCGGTTGGCATCCTTATCGTCGGCCTTGGTCTTTTGGGGATATATCGCTTTGTCTTCGCCCTTTTGGCTTAG
- the wecB gene encoding non-hydrolyzing UDP-N-acetylglucosamine 2-epimerase gives MKLHLVAGARPNFMKIAPLLRGLANHPVIRPSFVHTAQHFDDAMSSTIWRELGLPDPDHVLNCEPFENGDPIVGMMQAYEALCREDRPDMVLVVGDVNSSRAAAIVATEINVPLVHLEAGLRCFDPDMPEEQNRIEIDHKADLLLTPSMDADANLRTEGITVDRIKRVGNIMADTLAMMKGRIDNEEAARKLNLVKGRYVLVTLHRQSNVDDLGRLYQICHALMALTTKADICFVLHPRTEKRLRTSNLMAALHTAGVRLLPPMGYVGFTSLMQDAGVVVTDSGGVQEETSLLGVPCLTLRNSTERPITITQGTNQLVGLDQLSHAVMSALSVSDGCKRMPTKIPLWDGKTASRVVRELEAFLPGRAG, from the coding sequence ATGAAGCTTCATCTCGTTGCCGGTGCCAGACCCAACTTCATGAAAATCGCGCCGCTGTTGCGCGGATTGGCGAACCATCCAGTAATCCGTCCGTCTTTTGTCCATACGGCCCAGCATTTCGACGACGCGATGTCTTCGACTATCTGGCGGGAGCTTGGATTGCCGGACCCTGATCATGTCCTGAACTGTGAGCCATTCGAAAATGGCGATCCCATTGTCGGAATGATGCAGGCATATGAGGCACTTTGTCGTGAAGACCGGCCCGACATGGTTCTGGTTGTCGGGGATGTGAATTCATCCCGTGCCGCAGCCATCGTTGCAACTGAGATAAACGTGCCCCTTGTTCACCTGGAAGCGGGTCTCAGATGCTTTGATCCCGACATGCCCGAAGAGCAAAACCGTATCGAGATAGATCACAAGGCAGATCTGTTGCTGACGCCGTCGATGGATGCAGATGCAAATTTACGGACAGAGGGGATCACGGTCGACCGCATCAAGCGTGTCGGCAATATCATGGCTGATACGTTGGCGATGATGAAAGGAAGGATTGATAACGAGGAAGCCGCCCGCAAGCTCAATCTCGTTAAAGGTCGCTATGTCCTTGTAACCCTGCATCGGCAAAGCAATGTCGATGATCTCGGACGGCTCTATCAGATATGCCATGCGTTGATGGCGCTCACCACCAAAGCGGACATCTGTTTTGTCCTTCATCCCAGAACAGAAAAGCGCCTTCGGACATCAAATTTGATGGCGGCGCTACATACTGCCGGTGTTCGTTTGCTGCCGCCGATGGGGTATGTCGGGTTTACCAGTTTGATGCAGGATGCAGGCGTTGTCGTAACAGACTCCGGTGGTGTGCAGGAAGAAACCAGTCTTCTGGGCGTGCCATGTCTGACGCTGCGCAATTCAACCGAACGTCCAATCACGATCACGCAGGGAACCAATCAGCTTGTAGGACTTGATCAGTTGAGCCATGCGGTGATGTCCGCGCTAAGTGTTTCCGACGGTTGCAAGCGGATGCCAACCAAAATCCCGCTTTGGGACGGTAAGACTGCGTCGCGTGTTGTTCGGGAACTCGAAGCCTTTCTGCCGGGCAGAGCCGGTTGA
- a CDS encoding HD domain-containing phosphohydrolase, whose amino-acid sequence MSELERRILVVDDEPPIRKLLARILERAGFEVVVASDGLEALETVKSDASLRLVVSDLRMPNCSGLDFVKRAINEYKRDFEFILLTGDGDKTDAVTALRLGVREFLDKPIERADLERAALDAQARLQERDREVERVRKLELENISQSKTLDDISRKLGGAEQEMIDRLSLISQYRDIETAEHCVRVGLYSQLLAEMAGLDQNVQRTIRLAGILHDIGKVGVPDEVLLKNGKLTDDEFKVMQRHTEIGFAMLNSSDNPVLGQAAIIARYHHEHWEGSGYCVGLSGADIPMIARIVSLADVYDALRSARRYKPAYGHSEAVNIITKGDERTSPEMFDPKLLGLFADNHLRFESIYNSMPDQLV is encoded by the coding sequence TTGAGTGAGCTTGAACGTCGCATTTTGGTTGTAGATGACGAACCGCCGATCCGAAAATTGCTGGCACGTATTTTGGAACGTGCCGGTTTTGAAGTGGTGGTTGCATCTGACGGACTTGAAGCGCTTGAGACAGTAAAATCGGACGCATCATTGCGTCTGGTTGTTTCTGATTTGCGCATGCCAAATTGCAGTGGTCTGGACTTCGTCAAACGGGCAATCAACGAATACAAACGGGATTTCGAATTCATCCTGCTGACCGGGGATGGTGACAAGACCGATGCCGTGACGGCACTGCGTCTTGGTGTTCGGGAATTTCTTGATAAGCCGATTGAACGTGCCGATCTTGAACGCGCCGCACTTGATGCGCAGGCACGACTGCAGGAACGGGACCGAGAAGTCGAACGTGTTCGTAAACTCGAACTAGAAAATATCAGTCAGTCGAAAACCCTTGATGACATCAGCCGCAAACTTGGCGGTGCAGAACAGGAAATGATCGACCGGCTCAGCCTGATTTCCCAGTATCGGGACATCGAAACCGCGGAGCACTGTGTTCGCGTTGGTCTTTATTCCCAATTGCTGGCAGAGATGGCTGGTCTGGATCAGAATGTTCAACGGACAATCCGTCTGGCCGGCATTCTTCATGACATCGGAAAAGTCGGCGTGCCTGATGAGGTACTTCTGAAAAACGGAAAGCTGACTGACGACGAATTCAAGGTCATGCAGCGCCATACCGAGATCGGCTTTGCGATGCTCAATTCATCAGACAACCCGGTTCTGGGACAGGCCGCAATCATTGCGCGCTATCATCACGAACATTGGGAAGGGTCGGGCTATTGTGTGGGCCTGTCGGGCGCGGATATTCCGATGATTGCGCGGATCGTCTCACTGGCAGACGTTTATGACGCCCTTCGCAGTGCGCGCCGATACAAACCGGCCTACGGCCACTCGGAAGCCGTCAATATCATCACCAAAGGTGACGAGCGAACCTCCCCGGAGATGTTCGATCCGAAACTTTTGGGGCTGTTTGCCGATAATCATCTGCGCTTTGAAAGCATCTATAACAGCATGCCCGACCAGTTGGTCTGA
- a CDS encoding 50S ribosomal protein L11 methyltransferase, producing MTEPVLCYNFKFEVDGAYAQMFADALFDYCDALSHFERDGNPDGPWRIEGFAGEMFDKGAVETAVSIMASAVGIDAPTVTFGTYEPKDWVSENLRSFKPISVGRFFVHGSHWNEEIPVSKTALQVDAGLAFGSGEHQTTKGCLAAIDWLAKRGPRQNALDMGCGSGILGMACAKTWRCPVMMADIDAASVRVARENAKTNKIADLVTAIHSNGFQDARIRDAGYYDIVCANILARPLRGMAHDLTSTLSENGVVILSGLLSHQEQFVLSAYRDVGLSLINRFEVENWTTLVVG from the coding sequence ATGACCGAACCCGTCCTTTGCTATAACTTCAAATTCGAAGTTGATGGCGCCTATGCACAGATGTTTGCCGACGCGCTGTTTGATTATTGCGATGCGCTTTCGCATTTCGAGCGTGATGGCAACCCTGATGGACCTTGGCGTATCGAAGGCTTTGCCGGTGAGATGTTTGACAAGGGTGCGGTTGAGACCGCAGTGTCGATCATGGCATCTGCAGTTGGTATTGATGCGCCAACCGTGACCTTTGGTACCTATGAGCCAAAGGACTGGGTCAGCGAAAACTTGCGCAGCTTCAAGCCGATCTCGGTCGGACGTTTCTTTGTCCATGGTTCGCACTGGAACGAGGAAATCCCGGTATCCAAAACAGCGCTTCAGGTCGACGCCGGTCTGGCATTCGGGTCTGGCGAGCATCAAACCACCAAGGGATGCTTGGCTGCGATTGACTGGCTGGCCAAACGCGGACCGCGTCAGAATGCGCTTGATATGGGTTGTGGGTCCGGCATTTTGGGCATGGCATGTGCCAAAACCTGGCGGTGCCCGGTGATGATGGCCGATATTGATGCCGCATCGGTTCGGGTCGCACGCGAAAATGCCAAAACCAACAAGATCGCGGATCTTGTCACAGCTATTCATTCAAACGGTTTTCAGGATGCCCGTATTCGTGATGCCGGGTATTACGACATTGTCTGCGCCAACATCCTTGCCCGTCCGCTGCGTGGCATGGCGCATGACCTGACCAGCACGCTTTCGGAAAACGGTGTTGTTATCCTCTCGGGCCTTCTTTCGCATCAGGAACAGTTTGTTCTGTCGGCCTATCGTGACGTCGGGCTTTCCCTGATCAACCGTTTCGAGGTCGAAAACTGGACAACACTTGTCGTCGGCTAA
- a CDS encoding ATP-dependent helicase: MDDPFEIDEFAASPEMRLADTPTPAYLDNLNAEQRDAVETLDGPLLVLAGAGTGKTRVLTTRLAHLLETKAQTERLHPQQILAVTFTNRAAKEMQERVAQALGRPVEGWWLGTFHSLSARLLRRHADLIGLKSNFTILDSDDQVRLLKQIMDAEQIDPKKWPAKQLMGIIQRWKDKGLTPERVNESVEFANGGAKHLYKIYQERLKVLNACDFGDLLLHCLTLFQQHPEVLKQYQNTFRYILVDEYQDTNVAQYLWLRAMAMVHRNICCVGDDDQAIYSWRGAEVGNILRFESDFPGAKVVRLEQNYRSTPHILAAASQLITFNDGRLGKELWTEIDTGDKVLVKGVWDGEAEARLIGEDIEALQRKGVGASQIAILVRAGFQTREFEERLITLGIPYRVVGGPRFYERQEIRDALAYIRLVAQPDDSLAFERIVNVPKRGVGKASLQTLHQYSRDQAISLPAAARDLLDTEELKPKMRQSIGGLLGDFKRWREMLGNSSHVEVVETVLDESGYTDMWRTSKEIDAPGRLENLKELVSAIGEFENLTSFLEHVSLVMENAQNDHEEKVTIMTLHAAKGLEFDYVFLPGWEEGVFPHQRAMDENGVKGLEEERRLAYVGITRARKRATICYAANRRIYNQWQSALPSRFVDELPDEHIERSSDTGLGGHGGNHSPGAWGADDWMKMPSWASDSSTPSRNPVSGAGERKFASSGWQDRVRKNVIDVKPDGETSYSTSSNSSKYKVGDTVRHRKFGSGTVRAVDGNKLEIHFESVGTKKVVDSFILPG, encoded by the coding sequence ATGGATGATCCCTTCGAAATTGATGAATTCGCCGCCAGCCCCGAAATGCGTCTGGCCGATACACCGACCCCGGCATATCTCGACAATCTGAATGCCGAGCAGCGCGATGCTGTCGAAACGCTGGATGGGCCGCTGTTGGTGCTTGCAGGTGCCGGAACCGGGAAAACACGTGTTTTGACCACGCGTCTGGCGCATCTTCTGGAAACCAAGGCACAGACCGAACGCCTGCATCCGCAACAGATACTTGCCGTAACCTTTACCAACCGTGCGGCAAAGGAAATGCAGGAACGTGTGGCCCAAGCCCTTGGTCGTCCGGTTGAAGGCTGGTGGCTGGGAACCTTCCACTCGCTTTCAGCGCGCTTGTTGCGCCGTCATGCCGACCTGATCGGGTTAAAGTCAAACTTCACCATCCTTGATAGCGATGATCAGGTCCGCCTGCTTAAGCAGATCATGGATGCCGAACAGATCGATCCGAAAAAATGGCCAGCCAAGCAGCTTATGGGGATCATTCAGCGCTGGAAGGACAAGGGTCTGACACCTGAACGGGTCAATGAAAGTGTTGAGTTCGCCAATGGCGGGGCCAAGCACCTTTACAAGATTTATCAGGAACGCCTCAAAGTCCTGAACGCGTGCGATTTTGGTGATCTGTTGCTGCATTGCCTGACCCTGTTCCAGCAGCATCCGGAAGTCCTGAAGCAGTATCAGAACACCTTCCGCTATATTCTGGTCGACGAGTATCAGGATACCAACGTTGCCCAGTATCTGTGGCTGCGTGCAATGGCGATGGTTCATCGCAATATCTGCTGCGTTGGTGATGATGATCAGGCGATCTATAGCTGGCGCGGGGCCGAGGTTGGCAACATCCTGCGCTTTGAGTCTGATTTCCCGGGTGCCAAGGTGGTTCGTCTTGAACAAAACTATCGTTCGACCCCGCATATTCTGGCCGCTGCATCCCAACTGATCACGTTTAACGATGGCCGTCTGGGCAAGGAGCTGTGGACCGAGATTGATACTGGCGACAAGGTGCTTGTCAAAGGTGTCTGGGACGGGGAAGCAGAGGCACGCCTGATCGGTGAAGATATCGAAGCCCTGCAGCGCAAGGGCGTTGGCGCATCCCAGATTGCCATTTTGGTGCGCGCCGGTTTCCAGACCCGCGAGTTTGAGGAACGTCTGATCACGCTGGGCATCCCGTACCGCGTTGTCGGTGGTCCGCGCTTCTATGAACGTCAGGAAATCCGTGATGCGCTGGCCTATATCCGGCTTGTTGCGCAGCCCGATGACAGTCTGGCGTTTGAGCGCATCGTGAATGTGCCCAAGCGCGGGGTTGGCAAGGCATCGCTTCAGACACTGCATCAATATTCGCGTGATCAGGCGATTTCGCTGCCGGCGGCGGCGCGCGATTTGTTGGATACAGAGGAACTCAAACCCAAGATGCGTCAAAGTATCGGCGGTCTTTTGGGGGATTTCAAACGCTGGCGCGAAATGCTTGGCAACAGCAGCCATGTCGAAGTCGTTGAAACCGTTCTGGATGAAAGCGGCTATACCGATATGTGGCGGACATCCAAGGAAATTGATGCGCCCGGCCGTCTGGAAAACCTGAAAGAACTGGTATCTGCAATTGGCGAGTTCGAGAACCTGACCAGCTTCCTGGAACATGTCTCGTTGGTGATGGAAAACGCGCAGAACGATCATGAGGAAAAAGTCACCATCATGACCCTGCACGCCGCCAAGGGACTTGAGTTCGATTACGTTTTCCTTCCTGGTTGGGAAGAGGGCGTCTTCCCCCATCAACGTGCGATGGATGAAAACGGGGTCAAGGGCCTCGAGGAAGAGCGTCGTTTGGCCTATGTCGGTATTACCCGGGCGCGCAAACGTGCGACCATCTGTTATGCCGCCAATCGGCGCATCTATAATCAGTGGCAATCAGCCCTGCCATCGCGCTTTGTTGATGAGTTGCCCGACGAACATATCGAACGCAGCAGCGATACCGGTCTTGGCGGGCATGGTGGCAATCATTCGCCGGGTGCGTGGGGTGCCGATGACTGGATGAAAATGCCAAGCTGGGCGAGTGACAGCAGCACCCCATCACGCAATCCAGTGTCGGGTGCGGGGGAGCGTAAATTCGCCTCAAGCGGTTGGCAGGATCGCGTGCGCAAGAACGTGATTGATGTGAAGCCCGACGGTGAAACCAGTTATTCCACCAGTTCCAACTCATCGAAATACAAGGTGGGCGATACGGTGCGCCATCGCAAGTTCGGGTCGGGAACCGTCCGTGCGGTCGATGGCAACAAACTGGAAATCCATTTCGAAAGTGTCGGCACCAAGAAAGTGGTCGACAGCTTCATCCTGCCGGGGTAA
- a CDS encoding chloride channel protein — protein MAEKLLKSNIFLNRMRRIVKSEQLVLSILAMIVGALAGCGAILFRDGLLLVQSLFFGSGEEALHRHLSEIPVWQLILAPAVGGLIVGIFIYKFLPEKRPHGVADVIDAASFHDARMSTRCGIKSAIASAVSLGSGASLGREGPVVHMGASFGAWLARILHLRRSASRTLLGCGVASAVAASFNAPLAGALFAHEVALGHYALTAFAPIVLASVTGTVITRIYYGDEVAFLIPGHEIQSFWEFPAFALLGIIAGVAAVLVVRAIPVVQKTANRTNAPLWLRPAVAGLIVGLIALVFPQIVGVGYGAMNDALNESYSLTFLIGLLLAKGFAVSICMGLGFAGGMFSPALFLGAMLGGAFGMIATSAFPELSSGYSAYTLVGMGAVAAAILGAPISTTLIIFELTGDYALTVAVMVASVLATVVMDQFQGGSFFQWQLKCRGLSTRWGREVNLLRTIKVDEIMKREYETVPLTEGLTTVREKLINAPYSELFVIDDQGKLHGTITLTDLRHAAFDPNLGDEVTAGEVARSKPPVLYRTDNIEKAIKLMEQTGEEHLPVLNSAEERHIIGFVHEKDAMMAYNNALLELQSEERGDAPPKLF, from the coding sequence ATGGCTGAAAAGCTTTTGAAATCGAACATCTTTTTGAACCGCATGCGCCGCATCGTCAAAAGCGAGCAACTGGTTCTGTCGATTTTGGCAATGATTGTCGGGGCACTGGCCGGGTGCGGCGCCATCCTGTTTCGAGATGGCTTGTTGCTTGTCCAGTCGTTGTTTTTCGGGTCTGGCGAAGAAGCCCTGCATCGGCATCTCAGTGAAATTCCCGTTTGGCAACTTATCCTGGCCCCGGCGGTGGGCGGTCTGATTGTCGGGATTTTCATTTATAAGTTCCTGCCGGAAAAACGACCGCACGGGGTTGCCGATGTGATCGACGCGGCATCGTTCCATGATGCGCGCATGTCGACCCGCTGCGGGATCAAAAGTGCGATTGCCAGTGCGGTATCGCTTGGCAGTGGAGCATCTCTTGGCCGCGAAGGGCCGGTTGTCCATATGGGCGCATCATTTGGGGCGTGGCTGGCCCGCATTCTTCACTTGCGCCGTTCGGCATCCCGAACACTTCTGGGATGTGGCGTGGCATCAGCGGTGGCGGCATCATTCAATGCGCCGCTGGCAGGCGCCCTTTTCGCCCACGAAGTTGCACTGGGGCATTATGCCCTGACGGCTTTTGCGCCGATTGTGCTGGCATCGGTTACCGGTACGGTCATAACACGCATCTATTACGGCGATGAGGTCGCCTTCCTGATCCCCGGTCACGAAATCCAGTCTTTCTGGGAGTTCCCGGCCTTTGCACTTTTGGGGATTATTGCCGGTGTGGCGGCGGTTCTGGTCGTGCGTGCCATCCCGGTCGTGCAAAAAACCGCAAACCGGACCAATGCACCGCTTTGGCTGCGACCGGCGGTTGCCGGGCTGATTGTTGGTCTGATTGCGTTGGTCTTTCCGCAGATTGTCGGTGTTGGCTATGGGGCGATGAACGATGCGCTTAATGAAAGCTACAGCCTGACTTTCCTGATCGGCTTGTTGCTTGCCAAGGGCTTTGCCGTTTCGATCTGCATGGGGCTTGGTTTTGCGGGCGGCATGTTCAGCCCGGCACTTTTCCTTGGGGCGATGCTGGGCGGGGCATTCGGGATGATCGCAACCAGTGCCTTTCCCGAGCTTTCATCTGGCTATTCGGCCTACACGCTTGTTGGGATGGGGGCTGTTGCCGCGGCCATCCTTGGTGCACCGATTTCAACGACCCTGATCATCTTTGAATTGACCGGTGACTATGCGTTGACGGTTGCGGTGATGGTGGCATCTGTGCTGGCGACGGTGGTGATGGATCAGTTCCAGGGCGGATCGTTTTTCCAGTGGCAATTGAAATGCCGTGGTTTGTCGACGCGCTGGGGCCGGGAAGTCAATTTGCTGCGTACGATCAAGGTGGACGAGATCATGAAGCGCGAATACGAAACCGTCCCGCTGACCGAGGGGCTGACGACTGTTCGTGAAAAGCTGATCAACGCACCCTATTCGGAACTTTTTGTCATTGATGATCAGGGCAAACTGCACGGAACGATCACACTGACCGATTTGCGCCATGCTGCCTTTGATCCCAATCTTGGCGATGAAGTCACGGCGGGCGAGGTCGCACGTTCAAAGCCGCCGGTCCTTTACCGGACAGACAATATCGAAAAGGCCATCAAGCTGATGGAGCAAACCGGCGAAGAACATCTGCCGGTTCTTAACAGCGCTGAGGAGCGCCATATCATCGGCTTCGTTCATGAAAAGGATGCGATGATGGCCTATAACAACGCCTTGCTGGAACTGCAAAGCGAAGAACGCGGTGATGCGCCGCCGAAGCTGTTCTAG